In the genome of Candidatus Electrothrix rattekaaiensis, the window TCATCGGATTCTCGATAATGGACTTTCCGGGCAAACATCGCCTGAATGACAGGATTGTCGCAAACGGAAAAATTCAGCAATCGCTTAACTGGATTCGTCGCAAGGGCGGCAAGGATGATCTTCTCTTTTCTTCGGAGGTACCGTGACTGACTCGCCCATCACCCGAACCCTTCTTTCCTGGTTTGCGACAAATCAACGCCCCCTGCCCTGGCGCAAGGAATATCGTCCCTATCACGTCTGGATCTCGGAGATCATGGGCCAGCAGACCCAGATGGAACGGGTTGCGACCTATTTCAACAACTGGATCAGGCAATTCCCGGATATCCCGACCCTGGCTGCGGCCTCGGAACAGGAAGTCATCAAGGCTTGGGAAGGGCTGGGCTACTACAGCCGGGTGCGGAACATCCGCAAAGCTGCCGACATTCTGATGCAGGAATACGGAGCAAAGCTGCCGGACAATGAGACGCAGCTTCTTGCCCTGCCCGGTATCGGGCCATATACGGCAGCCGCCATTCTCTCCATTGCCTTTAACCGTGCAGTGCCGTTGTTGGATGCCAATGTAGAACGGGTCATCTGCCGACTTGATGATATCGACCAACCGGTAAAGCAGACAACGACTCGAAAACTGCTCCTGCAACGCTGCTCCGATCTTCTTCCTCAAGACAATGCCCGGAATTTCAATCAGGCTTTGATGGAATTCGGGGCACTGATCTGCACACCCAAAAGACCTGCTTGCCCGGACTGCCCACTTCAGCAACACTGCCTCTCCTATGCACGCGATATAGTTGATCTCCGCCCGATTCCAGGCAAAAAGGAAAAGCGGATTGATATTTATATGGCCTGCGGCATTATTCAGCACGGTGATCGCTTCTATATCCAGCAACGGCTAGAAAAAGATGTCTGGGGTGGCTTATGGGAATTCCCCGGCGGACGTCTCAAGGAAGGTGAAAGCCCTGAGCAGGCAGCAGTGCGAGAAATTATCGAGGAAACAGAATTTCAGGTGACTGATTTACGCCCCTTTGCCACAACAGTTCACCATTACACGAAGTACCGTGTCACTTTAGAGGCCTTTTTCTGCACCTTACAGGATAATCAGTTAACAGAACCTGTTCTCCATGCCGCAAGTCACTATAAATGGGTTGCCTTCAACGAATTAAGCACCTTTGCCTTTCCTGCCGGGCATCGTCAGTTGATTGAAAAAATGCGCTGAATCTTGCAGGTACTCCAGGTACTGTAGGGGTAATCCCCTGTGATTACCCTTTATCATTTCCGGGCAGGCACAGGGGCCTGCCCTTACAATAAATAAGGAGAAAAATCTATGAAGATCACCATTGAATACTGCACTGCGTGAAACTACAAGCCCAGAGCCTCCGGTCTGGAGGCTGCATTGAAAAAGGAATTTGGTGCTGAGGTTGAACTCATTCCCGGTTCCGGCGGTGTGTTCACTGTCTGCGCGGACGGCAAACAGGTCTATTCTAAACATGAAACCGGTCGTTTTCCCGACGACGGGGAGATTGTCGGGCTGCTTCGCTAAAATAACTCCATGCCCGGTGCGGTATTGCCGGGCTTATGCCCCTTCGCGTTTTGCTTTTTCCACCGTCCTGCCTGCATTTTTTTCAGACAGCTGACTCGCAGTCGAATAACTGACTTATTTCGTTATCTTCATTCCCTTTTGCTTCCACGAAACTTTATATCGACCCTCACGACAAAAAACTACCTTTATTACAACAAGTTGTGCTTCATGTCAAATAAAGTGTTCTTCCGTTTTTGGTAATGGATAATATTATCAACAGGCTGTTTTTTCGATATAATGATTGACTCGTTTTATTAAGTATGTTTACTTTAAGATCTAACCGCTTGTATATGTTCAAAAAATTACACGCCACGCCATGATTATCCAAATTACTGAACAGTTATGGTGTCGGTAGATATGCTTAGGGGTCTAGATTTATGAATAATAAGCTGAATTGTTGGGAATTTAAAAAATGCGGCAGAGAGCCTGGAGGGAAAAATATTTCAGTATTTGGAGTTTGCTCTGTCCCCGTAACGATTGGATTTGACAATGTTAATAACGGAAAGAATGGTGGTCGTTCCTGCTGGATTATACGTGAATCCGCTTGTGAAGAGGTAATGCGGAAATGTTGTGTGCAAGAAATCAGAGAATGTCGGCAATGTGATTTTTATCGTTTTGTCAACGAAACAGAAAAAAAGCGTGTTGCAATGTAAATCTTGTTTATCAGGGGGACTCTGCATGTGTCCCCAATTTACAATTTACACAAGAAACCGGTCGTTTTCCCGACGACGGGGAGCTTGTCGGTTTGCTTCGGTAAAATAACTCCACGCCCGGTGCGGTATTGCCGGGCTTACTCCGCTACAATTCCGCAACCTCTCCAAAAGCAGTCCGGTACAATCCACCCTTGCACGAGAGAGGTATGCACCGGTACAATCCATCCTTGTACGAGAGAGGTACGTGCCATTGTACTCTCTATCAAGCCTCCCTTCATAGCACTGTAAACTCCTCCTTTATAGCACTATGAACGATCTGTTTATAGCGTTATAAACGTTCCGTTCATAGCACTGTAAACTGCAAGAGATCTTCTCCTGTCAAGGGTATTACCACCTGCTCTTTCCAATCAATTGTATTTTGTATTGACAAGTGCCTCGTATCGTTTTACTACTTCCTGAAACGGTTCGTTTTATCCTTGTTAGTTTGTTCATCACTCCCGCCCCGCCACATCATAATAAATCATATACAACACAGGCATAAGCACCAGAATCACAAAGGTGGTGAACAGAATCCCATAGCCCAGGGAAATAGCCATAGGAATGAGAAAACGTGCCTGGACCGACTCCTCAAAAATCATCGGA includes:
- a CDS encoding SelT/SelW/SelH family (seleno)protein; amino-acid sequence: MKITIEYCTAUNYKPRASGLEAALKKEFGAEVELIPGSGGVFTVCADGKQVYSKHETGRFPDDGEIVGLLR
- the mutY gene encoding A/G-specific adenine glycosylase, whose translation is MTDSPITRTLLSWFATNQRPLPWRKEYRPYHVWISEIMGQQTQMERVATYFNNWIRQFPDIPTLAAASEQEVIKAWEGLGYYSRVRNIRKAADILMQEYGAKLPDNETQLLALPGIGPYTAAAILSIAFNRAVPLLDANVERVICRLDDIDQPVKQTTTRKLLLQRCSDLLPQDNARNFNQALMEFGALICTPKRPACPDCPLQQHCLSYARDIVDLRPIPGKKEKRIDIYMACGIIQHGDRFYIQQRLEKDVWGGLWEFPGGRLKEGESPEQAAVREIIEETEFQVTDLRPFATTVHHYTKYRVTLEAFFCTLQDNQLTEPVLHAASHYKWVAFNELSTFAFPAGHRQLIEKMR